The proteins below are encoded in one region of Carcharodon carcharias isolate sCarCar2 chromosome 2, sCarCar2.pri, whole genome shotgun sequence:
- the LOC121288858 gene encoding succinate receptor 1-like isoform X2: MLVWQFPEPQTFKSELWIRTRIAQLLIPTWKDLFFICTLPTFVVQYANDSEWFYSELSCKFTRYFLNCNLYLSVLYLTCISVDRYLLVKNPTKLHWFQEKRTATIICFLLWIFVTVELIPMFTFIGPKNITDNDEQTIVCVDYASSGNARDSLVYSMFLTLVDFVLPLCIMGFCSIRTAKSLRDISSQRRRNINLQKPHRLVILALVIFLVLFSPYHIMRNVRIASRMDKMRPMCATYKTIKAGYAVTRPIAYLSSAINPIFYFMLGDRFRETLLSKLPFVGPRLLSHSSTN, from the exons GATAAGAACAAGAATTGCACAACTATTAATTCCCACGTGGAAAG ATCTCTTTTTTATTTGCACACTTCCAACGTTTGTGGTCCAGTATGCAAATGACAGTGAATGGTTCTACAGCGAGTTGAGTTGTAAGTTCACTCGGTATTTCCTCAACTGTAACCTTTACTTGAGTGTTCTCTACCTGACCTGTATCAGTGTTGATCGATATTTGCTAGTGAAAAACCCAACAAAGCTCCACTGGTTCCAGGAAAAGCGGACAGCTACCATCATCTGCTTCCTTTTGTGGATCTTTGTCACTGTGGAACTGATACCCATGTTCACTTTCATTGGTCCCAAGAACATCACAGATAATGACGAACAAACTATTGTATGTGTCGATTATGCCAGCTCAGGGAATGCCAGAGACAGTCTGGTTTATAGCATGTTCCTCACCCTTGTTGACTTTGTCCTCCCGCTCTGCATTATGGGTTTCTGCTCCATCAGAACAGCAAAGAGCTTAAGGGACATAAGCTCCCAACGTCGCAGGAATATTAACCTTCAAAAGCCCCATCGGCTTGTGATATTGGCATTAGTCATTTTCTTGGTACTTTTTTCTCCTTACCATATTATGCGCAATGTTCGCATTGCTTCCAGAATGGACAAAATGCGACCAATGTGTGCCACGTACAAGACCATAAAGGCTGGCTATGCTGTCACAAGGCCCATTGCCTACCTCAGCTCTGCCATAAATCCTATTTTCTATTTCATGCTGGGTGACCGCTTCAGAGAGACACTCCTCAGCAAGCTGCCGTTCGTTGGTCCAAGATTGTTGTCACACTCTTCAACCAACTAG
- the LOC121288858 gene encoding succinate receptor 1-like isoform X1 — translation MDKNKNCTTINSHVERYYLTTMYSIEFMLGLVGNVTVITGYVFCLKNWKCSNIYLFCLSITDLFFICTLPTFVVQYANDSEWFYSELSCKFTRYFLNCNLYLSVLYLTCISVDRYLLVKNPTKLHWFQEKRTATIICFLLWIFVTVELIPMFTFIGPKNITDNDEQTIVCVDYASSGNARDSLVYSMFLTLVDFVLPLCIMGFCSIRTAKSLRDISSQRRRNINLQKPHRLVILALVIFLVLFSPYHIMRNVRIASRMDKMRPMCATYKTIKAGYAVTRPIAYLSSAINPIFYFMLGDRFRETLLSKLPFVGPRLLSHSSTN, via the coding sequence GATAAGAACAAGAATTGCACAACTATTAATTCCCACGTGGAAAGGTACTACCTCACAACAATGTATTCCATTGAGTTCATGCTGGGATTAGTAGGGAATGTCACCGTGATAACTGGTTACGTCTTCTGCCTGAAGAACTGGAAGTGCAGTAACATCTATCTCTTCTGCCTTTCTATCACAGATCTCTTTTTTATTTGCACACTTCCAACGTTTGTGGTCCAGTATGCAAATGACAGTGAATGGTTCTACAGCGAGTTGAGTTGTAAGTTCACTCGGTATTTCCTCAACTGTAACCTTTACTTGAGTGTTCTCTACCTGACCTGTATCAGTGTTGATCGATATTTGCTAGTGAAAAACCCAACAAAGCTCCACTGGTTCCAGGAAAAGCGGACAGCTACCATCATCTGCTTCCTTTTGTGGATCTTTGTCACTGTGGAACTGATACCCATGTTCACTTTCATTGGTCCCAAGAACATCACAGATAATGACGAACAAACTATTGTATGTGTCGATTATGCCAGCTCAGGGAATGCCAGAGACAGTCTGGTTTATAGCATGTTCCTCACCCTTGTTGACTTTGTCCTCCCGCTCTGCATTATGGGTTTCTGCTCCATCAGAACAGCAAAGAGCTTAAGGGACATAAGCTCCCAACGTCGCAGGAATATTAACCTTCAAAAGCCCCATCGGCTTGTGATATTGGCATTAGTCATTTTCTTGGTACTTTTTTCTCCTTACCATATTATGCGCAATGTTCGCATTGCTTCCAGAATGGACAAAATGCGACCAATGTGTGCCACGTACAAGACCATAAAGGCTGGCTATGCTGTCACAAGGCCCATTGCCTACCTCAGCTCTGCCATAAATCCTATTTTCTATTTCATGCTGGGTGACCGCTTCAGAGAGACACTCCTCAGCAAGCTGCCGTTCGTTGGTCCAAGATTGTTGTCACACTCTTCAACCAACTAG